CCAAACAGCAAGCCCTGAGGGCCACGCAATACCTCGATACCCTCCAGATCAAACAGATCCAGAATTACTCCGGCATTGATGCCCATGTACATACCATCCACAAATACACCCACCGTGGGATCGATGGAGGGGATGGAACTGCTGACCCCGAGGCCGCGCACGGTGAAGTTGGCGGTACTTTTAATGGTCCCGGCATCATCCATCTGCACATTGGGCATCTTGAAGGCGAGGCTTTCCAGATCGCGGGTCTGCAGCGCTTCCAGCTGATCCGAAGAGTAGGCTGTAGCCGCAATCGGCACGTCCTGTAGCCTCTCAGCATCGCCGCGCTTACGGGCAACAACCTGCACTTCTTCCAGCAGGGTGCTGACCGAATTCTCCGCGGCCTGAACGCTGCCTACACCACAGGCGAGCGACATGGCAGCAACAGAACAGGCAGAGGACAACGCCAGCTTTTTGCTCGTTGCAGCAGATTTATTCCATTGAAAGGGGGTTGGTGTGAAAGCGTCAAATGGGCTTCCCATATTTTCTCTCCATTGCACTAAGTTATTTTTATGTAATTTCCAGCAACAGAAACACCGCGACCGGTACAACCTGTTCGTCGTTTGTCTAAGCAGACGATCCGATCAGCAACCGCGCTGTTTTCTGCCGGCCACCATACTCTGGCGCCGACAGCGGAAAGACTACTAGAGGTTTTTCCGTTACAAAAGTGAAACTTTCCGAGTAACTTGTTCCGGTTTTGTCGCGCCAGACAAACCGTATCCAGAGAAAGATAGTCGCAAAAACGGCCGAGCAAACATGACTTCATCGTCACACATAACATTCCCGAGCGTTTGTTTCCGAAATTCTCCAAAACACGGCTTACCCTGACGACCGGCAACCGGTTGATCCTTTTGGTAACAACTTCACTATCCACAAATGGACTTGGCCACACCGACGAGTTTGTTCCGCCTGTCCGAGCGGTGCCATAACCTCACCGGTAAAGTTTTGTCGGGTTCCATCTCTCCAGCAGGGGAAATTTCGCAACCCGGGTAAAACCTGTTTACCCACCCCCCCCTCAAAAGCGGCGGCATTGCCATACTGCAATCTTCAGACGCAGTCCTCCGCCCCACCATTACCCCAGTGGTAGTGGTGTGGGCCGGATGCCCGGACCATTCTTTACCTCCCGGAAAAACCAACCAGAAAACAGTCTCGGGAGACAACTAACGGTGAACAGCGAGTACACACCAAAAGAACAGGAATTTCGCGCGGAGGTGAGAGAGTTTCTTCAGGAAAACCTGCCACAGGATATCCGCAGAAAAACCTTACTGGGCATGCACCTGAACAAAGACGACTGCGTGCGCTGGCAGAAAATCCTACACAAGAAGGGCTGGGCCGCGGTGAACTGGCCGGAGAAATTCGGCGGCACCGGCTGGAGCGCCAGTGAAAAAAATATTTTCGAAACCGAGTGCGCCCTCGCCGGCGCGCCGGAGGTTATCCCCTTCGGCATGAAAATGGTTGCACCGGTGATATTCACTTTCGGCAACGAAGAGCAGCAACAGCGCTTTCTTCCAGATATTCTCGCCAGCAACGTATGGTGGTGTCAGGGTTACTCAGAACCCAATGCGGGTTCCGATCTCGCTGCGCTCAAAACCACCGCCCGCCGCGACGGCGATTACTACATCGTCAACGGTACCAAAACCTGGACCACGCTGGCCCAGTATGCGGACTGGATTTTCTGCCTGGTACGTACCGGCGAGCCGGGTGAAAAAAACCAGAAAGCCATCAGTTTTTTACTGATCGATATGCGCAGCCCGGGTATCAGCCTGTCGCCGATACTTACGCTGGATGGCTACCGGGAAATCAACGAAGTGCACTTCGACAATGTACGTGTCCCCGTGGCAAATCGCATTGGCGAAGAAGGCAAAGGCTGGACTTACGCCAAGGTACTGCTCACCCACGAACGTACCAATATCGCCCGGGTTGCTCACTCCCGCTGCCAGCTGCAACGAGCCCGGGACCTCGCCAGTGCGACCAGCGACGGCGACGGAACCCTGATGGACAATGCGGTGTTCGCGCACAAATTCGCCGAAATTGAAATCGAGCTTCTGGCCCTGGAGTACACCGAACTGCGCACCCTGGACGCCATCCGCACCGGTCAGGCGCCCGGCCCGGAATCCTCGATATTGAAAATCAAGGGCACCGAACTGGCTCAGGCCATCGACGAACTGCATGCAGAAATTGCGGCCTGTAGCGGCATGCCCTACGTGCCCTGGCAACTGGAAGAGGAATTTGAAGGAGACACGGTCGGCAGTGACTCAGCCGTAAACAGCTGGCTGCGCTATTTCAACAATCGAAAATCATCCATTTACGGCGGCAGTAACGAAATTCAGAAAAATATCATTTGCAAGGCCGTACTGGGCCTGTAACCGGAGAACGCAGATATGGATTTTTCATTCAGCGAAGAACAAGTGCTACTGCGGGACAGCGTGGCCCGCTTTATTCGCCAGGACTACACCTTCGAGTTACGGCAGAAAACCGTTACCGGCAATGAACCATTCAATCGCGCCCACTGGCAACAGTTTGCGGAGCTCGGCTGGCTGCTGGTGCCATTCAACGAAGAAGACGGCGGGCTCGGGGGCAGTGCCGTGGATCTGATGCTGGTGATGGAGGAATTCGGTAAAGGAATGGTGGTAGAACCGCTGCTCGCCAGCGCGGTACTCGCAGGCGGCTTGATCGCAGAGTGCGGCTCAGCCGCGCAGAAAAGCGACTGGCTACTCCCGATGATGGAAGGACATTTGCAGCTGGCGTTCGCCTACGCCGAATCCCAAAGCCGGTTCGATCCAGGCAATATCGCCACTCGCGCAGTCGCCGATGGCGATCACTACCTGCTCAGCGGCCATAAAACGGTGGTGCTGAACGGCGCCGCCGCGGATGTTCTGGTGGTATCCGCGAACATTGGACAGGAAGGGGAGCCCGCCGTCAGTCTGTTAGTGGTGGATGCCGCAGCGCCCGGAATCAAGCGCAACAGCTATAAAACCGTCGACGGACACAATGCCGCAGAGATCTACTTCGATCAGGTACTCGTGCCCCGGGCAAACCTGTTAGGTAAAGAAGGCGAGGCCCTGCCGGCCATCGAAAAAATCATCGACCGCGCCACCCTGGCCATCTGTGCCGAAGCCGTGGGGGCGATGGAAAGCGCGCTGGAAAAAACACTTGAGTACACCAAAACCCGCAAACAGTTCGGTGTGAGTATTGCCAGTTTTCAGGCTCTGCAGCACCGCATGGCGGATATGTTTATCGAGTGCCAGCAAGCCAGATCCATTCTGATGATGGCGGCTATGGTCCTGGATACAAATGGCGGTACCGCTCCCGGCGCAATATCCGCAGCCAAGAGCCGTATCGGCAAGGCCGCGCGTCATGTGGGCCAGGAAGCGGTGCAGCTGCACGGGGGTATCGGCGTTACCGATGAGCTGGATGTGGCGCATCTGTTCAAGCGACTGACCAGCATCCAGTACCTGTTCGGAAGCACCGATTACCACACCCGGCGGTTTATCGACAGCCGCATCAACAACTAAACCGCGAGTAAAATCATGGACTGAGTCGCTCAATCTGCCACTCACCACCGTCCAGCGCGCGGTAGACAAAACGGTCGTGCAGACGCGAAGCACGCCCCTGCCAGAACTCTACCGCGTGAGGGATC
This is a stretch of genomic DNA from Microbulbifer bruguierae. It encodes these proteins:
- a CDS encoding acyl-CoA dehydrogenase family protein, whose translation is MNSEYTPKEQEFRAEVREFLQENLPQDIRRKTLLGMHLNKDDCVRWQKILHKKGWAAVNWPEKFGGTGWSASEKNIFETECALAGAPEVIPFGMKMVAPVIFTFGNEEQQQRFLPDILASNVWWCQGYSEPNAGSDLAALKTTARRDGDYYIVNGTKTWTTLAQYADWIFCLVRTGEPGEKNQKAISFLLIDMRSPGISLSPILTLDGYREINEVHFDNVRVPVANRIGEEGKGWTYAKVLLTHERTNIARVAHSRCQLQRARDLASATSDGDGTLMDNAVFAHKFAEIEIELLALEYTELRTLDAIRTGQAPGPESSILKIKGTELAQAIDELHAEIAACSGMPYVPWQLEEEFEGDTVGSDSAVNSWLRYFNNRKSSIYGGSNEIQKNIICKAVLGL
- a CDS encoding acyl-CoA dehydrogenase family protein; amino-acid sequence: MDFSFSEEQVLLRDSVARFIRQDYTFELRQKTVTGNEPFNRAHWQQFAELGWLLVPFNEEDGGLGGSAVDLMLVMEEFGKGMVVEPLLASAVLAGGLIAECGSAAQKSDWLLPMMEGHLQLAFAYAESQSRFDPGNIATRAVADGDHYLLSGHKTVVLNGAAADVLVVSANIGQEGEPAVSLLVVDAAAPGIKRNSYKTVDGHNAAEIYFDQVLVPRANLLGKEGEALPAIEKIIDRATLAICAEAVGAMESALEKTLEYTKTRKQFGVSIASFQALQHRMADMFIECQQARSILMMAAMVLDTNGGTAPGAISAAKSRIGKAARHVGQEAVQLHGGIGVTDELDVAHLFKRLTSIQYLFGSTDYHTRRFIDSRINN